The Gammaproteobacteria bacterium genome includes a region encoding these proteins:
- a CDS encoding VWA domain-containing protein encodes MFDPSSFTTPKAKPLPVVLLLDVSSSMSGEKIDNLNNAVKEMLATLAQEEKMETEILISVITFGREVELHTPFTKASNIKWCDLEVSGATPMGKALEMAKAMIEDKKITPSRAYRPTIVLVSDGQPNDSWESPLDGFVREGRSSKCDRMAMAIGRDADEAILKRFIEGTPHELFTAEGAGQLHEFFQRVTMSVTMRTQSKNPNEVPASLSMDRDSTNTKTENIHSSSVEDQDEGYW; translated from the coding sequence ATGTTCGATCCATCTAGTTTTACCACCCCAAAAGCGAAACCACTTCCTGTTGTTCTTCTTTTGGATGTAAGCTCCAGCATGTCTGGGGAAAAGATAGATAACTTAAACAATGCCGTTAAAGAAATGCTAGCTACTTTAGCGCAAGAAGAAAAAATGGAAACAGAAATCCTTATATCAGTCATTACTTTTGGCAGAGAGGTTGAGCTGCATACGCCATTTACAAAGGCATCAAATATAAAATGGTGTGACCTCGAAGTAAGTGGAGCAACTCCAATGGGAAAGGCACTAGAAATGGCTAAAGCTATGATTGAGGATAAAAAAATAACACCCTCAAGAGCGTATCGTCCAACAATAGTACTTGTCTCAGATGGACAGCCTAATGATAGTTGGGAGAGTCCACTTGATGGCTTTGTTAGAGAAGGACGTTCTTCTAAATGTGACCGTATGGCAATGGCTATAGGACGCGATGCCGATGAAGCGATATTAAAGCGTTTTATCGAAGGTACACCTCATGAGCTATTTACTGCTGAAGGTGCAGGGCAACTTCATGAGTTTTTTCAGAGAGTAACTATGTCAGTCACCATGCGAACTCAGTCTAAGAACCCAAATGAAGTGCCTGCATCTCTATCAATGGATAGAGATTCTACTAATACTAAAACTGAAAATATTCATTCTTCATCGGTAGAAGATCAGGATGAAGGGTACTGGTAA
- a CDS encoding DUF1887 domain-containing protein, whose product MIASPHPNKPPKVISLPNDWLEWHGKQLNIDTSNSTKYDVIFHLFGEQRMPSLLGVLQFTSKVHVFVNSKKYPAEVMKQFITDGGFYEIPVDPFDPESVRTSILRKIEELPENVRIGFNLTGGTKLMYAGALNACRNVNATPFYFDSENNKVIFLNDFKIESIKPIDSVETFIKLNGDDLIITKNGSWEDISNINHPKRRSLTLKLWQYRSRVAKLYRELCNYNDEKNLKTFDIKNNSAGISLSLKGNKQAEIIFTDRKGEDLRFTFDEWHDFAIYISGGWLEEYTYMLLEPFVSSGHIKDIRIGLEVSFKEKKKPITQGGNSISDQLSSLLSDQKEFQNTLTDTYQELDIVFTDGKKLFIIECKAGNTKSDHIMKLDNIVRYFGGIQGKGVLASCFMPNSNVVKKKIADAMNLDSVAGRDFSHQLESYIKRITRR is encoded by the coding sequence ATGATTGCCTCACCTCATCCAAACAAACCACCTAAAGTAATTTCTTTGCCTAATGACTGGCTGGAGTGGCATGGAAAACAACTTAATATAGATACATCTAACAGTACAAAATACGATGTTATATTTCATTTGTTTGGTGAACAAAGAATGCCAAGCCTGTTGGGTGTTTTACAATTTACAAGCAAAGTTCATGTGTTTGTAAATTCAAAAAAATATCCAGCCGAGGTAATGAAACAATTTATTACCGATGGGGGATTTTATGAAATACCTGTTGATCCCTTTGATCCTGAAAGTGTTAGGACTAGTATTTTAAGAAAAATTGAAGAACTTCCTGAAAATGTACGTATAGGGTTTAATTTAACTGGCGGCACAAAGTTGATGTACGCAGGGGCATTAAATGCTTGCAGAAATGTTAACGCAACCCCTTTTTACTTTGACAGTGAAAATAACAAGGTTATTTTTCTTAATGATTTTAAAATAGAAAGCATAAAACCTATTGATTCAGTAGAAACATTTATAAAGCTAAATGGTGATGATCTAATTATTACGAAGAATGGATCCTGGGAGGATATCTCTAATATCAATCATCCTAAGAGAAGAAGTTTAACACTAAAGCTATGGCAATATCGATCAAGGGTCGCAAAGCTATACAGAGAACTTTGCAATTATAATGATGAGAAGAATTTAAAGACTTTTGATATAAAAAATAATAGTGCTGGAATATCTTTATCACTGAAGGGAAATAAGCAAGCTGAAATAATTTTTACTGACAGGAAAGGGGAAGACTTAAGATTTACTTTTGATGAATGGCATGATTTTGCTATATATATATCTGGTGGATGGTTGGAAGAATACACCTATATGCTATTGGAACCCTTCGTATCGTCAGGTCATATTAAAGATATACGTATAGGATTAGAAGTATCGTTCAAAGAAAAAAAGAAACCTATTACACAAGGGGGTAACAGTATAAGTGATCAATTAAGTAGTCTGTTAAGTGATCAAAAGGAGTTTCAAAATACATTAACTGATACTTACCAAGAACTAGATATTGTTTTTACGGATGGTAAAAAACTTTTCATTATTGAATGTAAAGCAGGGAATACAAAAAGTGATCATATTATGAAACTTGATAATATTGTCAGATATTTTGGAGGTATTCAAGGCAAAGGGGTTCTAGCTTCTTGTTTTATGCCTAATAGCAATGTAGTTAAAAAGAAAATTGCAGATGCTATGAATCTAGATTCTGTGGCAGGTCGTGATTTTTCTCATCAACTAGAGTCGTATATCAAACGGATAACTAGAAGATGA
- a CDS encoding AAA domain-containing protein, protein MKLKDIQAEIKFDLWVKPFSDKLIEEGIGQISHTRNRNTYNLFINKTLCKVSLRDSRCSIDLDFHLKRGCANLVEVTQITKDGSAQIVIVFFNGAIVEMDAVEIGIDDHIETTVKESGVRFKDIEALGKHLTQIFLIKSNGDEFFLMLSGKSADNDFDFSEDDDVIIEEKHRAFSLYGERIRIPVEKKLLSRIDEIFHATKIIFKDKQQANGALRLVRGKLTFSSLPERIKAIASGVISQLTKEKGSYLKQWDKYGAVEGDLLLNKAKYVGKIAYSRTEKTNKGVKFFIGNGIEDQIKHLSEDDALEITQEEPTYLKDLGLSWDDYSKHLEEEFNNNKKHKIVFAPITKLSTDSIELKLDVIPKNEDDNLFLMLSINGDKIQIERRMKARSAVLEGRSANPLLGLIIEENGELPEVQRTTKFKPLTPFVKNKIFEYDPTPKQREAIDIALNTPDIALIQGPPGTGKTTVVTAILERLNEEFDKTNSIRGQILVSGYQHDAVENIVSRLSVNALPAVKFGTRSTGSEFTEDAVTKKLYQWCQDIADKIRNKNPQIAKSEEQRQLSELFRLYAISPSQSNTTSLLCGILNLPRDTVTKSSIVEAQEILNSLKTITSQVDHRDIRLIRALRVSEQGFKDDGASSALNLLFSYEQGGRKFEKEQQKLLDQASHWQEEKPLSFLFELKKLKRELLQKYLPSPEYKVQKPREDILALVEKVSIELKKSLSFENKRDAVLAEFLHELEDNPDGVREAVEDYNFVFAATTQQSEGSAIRRAKKKYKQDEFVRYDTVVVDEAARVSPRDLLIPMSQAEKRIILVGDHRQLPHLIDDEVASALENSDAKEGVETDFVKKSMFEYLFKRLKKLEQKDRIKRTVTLDSQYRTHPLLGEFASQNFYDQYGEAYRSPLPAELFEQSLNGITNKAAIWLDVKNEKGREEKKGFSRKRTAEASAIARQLSEWIKSDEGKTLSFGVISFYKAQVYEVFNALKQFEVTEEAQDRSWQIKDEYRFLENGEERLRLGTVDSFQGMEFDIVFLSVVRTQDLQRLTSWISKEEDYQRIKQGVFGHLMSENRLCVSMSRQKKALIVAGDSNLFTSQIAIDAVPALKNYFNLCQSDGVIL, encoded by the coding sequence ATGAAACTCAAAGATATTCAAGCTGAGATTAAATTTGATCTTTGGGTGAAGCCTTTTTCAGATAAGCTCATAGAAGAAGGTATAGGTCAGATTAGCCACACAAGAAATAGAAATACTTATAACCTATTTATAAATAAAACCTTGTGTAAGGTATCACTAAGAGACAGTCGTTGTTCCATAGATTTGGACTTTCACTTGAAACGAGGCTGTGCAAACCTAGTTGAGGTTACTCAAATAACAAAAGATGGTAGTGCCCAGATAGTCATTGTTTTTTTCAATGGTGCGATTGTTGAAATGGATGCTGTCGAAATTGGTATTGATGATCATATTGAAACTACGGTAAAAGAAAGTGGCGTTCGTTTTAAGGACATTGAAGCGCTTGGAAAACACCTCACTCAGATATTTTTAATAAAAAGTAATGGTGATGAGTTCTTTCTTATGCTTTCAGGAAAATCAGCAGATAATGATTTTGACTTCAGCGAAGATGACGATGTCATTATTGAAGAAAAACACCGAGCTTTTTCACTTTATGGTGAAAGAATTAGAATCCCTGTTGAAAAAAAATTATTATCTCGTATTGATGAAATATTTCATGCTACGAAAATAATATTTAAAGATAAACAGCAAGCTAATGGGGCACTTCGTTTAGTCAGAGGAAAATTAACATTCAGTTCTTTACCAGAACGCATAAAAGCAATAGCTTCGGGGGTAATAAGTCAACTAACAAAAGAGAAAGGGAGTTATTTAAAACAATGGGATAAATATGGAGCTGTTGAAGGTGACTTGTTACTTAACAAAGCAAAATATGTTGGAAAAATAGCTTATAGCCGTACTGAAAAAACAAATAAAGGTGTCAAGTTTTTTATTGGAAATGGTATTGAAGACCAGATAAAACATTTATCTGAAGATGATGCTTTAGAAATAACCCAAGAAGAACCTACTTATCTAAAAGATTTAGGATTAAGCTGGGATGATTACAGTAAACATCTAGAAGAAGAATTTAATAATAATAAAAAACACAAAATAGTATTTGCGCCGATAACAAAACTATCTACAGATAGTATTGAGTTAAAATTAGACGTTATACCTAAAAATGAAGATGACAATCTGTTTCTTATGCTTTCTATTAATGGTGATAAAATACAAATAGAAAGAAGAATGAAAGCACGCTCAGCTGTCCTTGAAGGTAGAAGTGCAAACCCATTATTAGGGTTAATAATAGAAGAAAATGGCGAACTGCCTGAAGTACAAAGAACAACCAAATTTAAACCCTTAACACCTTTTGTAAAAAATAAAATATTCGAATATGACCCAACGCCAAAACAAAGAGAAGCGATTGATATAGCACTAAATACCCCTGATATTGCCCTGATTCAAGGGCCGCCAGGTACAGGTAAAACAACGGTAGTGACTGCAATATTAGAACGTTTGAATGAAGAATTTGATAAAACAAATTCCATACGGGGGCAAATACTTGTTTCAGGATATCAGCATGATGCCGTTGAAAATATAGTATCGAGGCTCAGTGTTAATGCGTTACCTGCGGTTAAGTTTGGTACAAGATCAACGGGTTCAGAGTTCACAGAAGATGCGGTCACAAAAAAGCTGTATCAATGGTGTCAGGATATTGCTGATAAGATACGAAATAAGAACCCTCAAATTGCCAAATCAGAAGAGCAGCGACAATTATCTGAACTATTTCGACTCTATGCTATATCACCCTCCCAAAGTAATACAACTAGCTTACTCTGTGGGATATTAAATCTTCCAAGAGATACGGTAACTAAATCATCAATTGTTGAAGCACAAGAAATCTTAAACTCACTTAAAACAATTACGTCACAAGTTGATCATCGCGATATTCGATTAATTCGTGCATTAAGAGTTAGTGAGCAAGGTTTTAAAGACGATGGTGCATCATCTGCTTTGAACCTACTCTTTTCTTATGAGCAAGGAGGAAGAAAATTTGAAAAGGAGCAACAAAAACTGCTTGATCAAGCATCACATTGGCAAGAAGAAAAACCGTTATCTTTTTTGTTTGAGCTTAAAAAATTAAAGAGAGAGTTATTACAGAAGTACTTACCGTCACCTGAATATAAAGTTCAGAAACCACGCGAAGACATTCTAGCATTGGTAGAAAAAGTATCGATAGAACTGAAAAAATCATTATCTTTTGAAAATAAAAGAGATGCTGTTCTTGCTGAATTTTTGCATGAATTAGAAGACAACCCCGATGGTGTTAGAGAAGCTGTGGAGGACTACAACTTCGTGTTTGCTGCAACCACGCAACAATCTGAAGGCTCTGCAATAAGACGTGCTAAAAAAAAATACAAGCAAGATGAGTTTGTGAGGTATGACACGGTTGTTGTTGATGAAGCAGCACGAGTGAGCCCTAGAGATCTACTTATTCCTATGTCTCAGGCAGAAAAACGGATTATCTTGGTGGGAGATCATCGTCAATTACCGCATTTAATTGATGATGAGGTTGCTAGTGCATTAGAAAATAGTGATGCAAAAGAAGGAGTAGAAACTGATTTTGTGAAGAAAAGTATGTTTGAATATTTATTTAAACGTCTCAAAAAGCTTGAACAAAAGGATCGTATTAAACGTACCGTTACGCTAGATTCTCAATATCGTACACATCCTCTACTAGGTGAGTTTGCCAGCCAAAACTTTTATGATCAATATGGTGAGGCTTACCGTTCACCTTTACCAGCAGAACTCTTCGAACAGTCATTGAATGGCATAACCAATAAGGCAGCGATATGGCTTGATGTAAAAAATGAAAAAGGTAGAGAAGAAAAAAAAGGGTTTAGTCGCAAACGAACGGCGGAGGCAAGTGCTATTGCTCGACAATTATCTGAATGGATTAAATCTGATGAAGGGAAAACGCTTTCCTTTGGTGTCATTAGCTTTTATAAGGCACAAGTTTATGAGGTTTTTAACGCACTAAAACAATTTGAAGTCACAGAAGAAGCACAAGATAGATCTTGGCAGATCAAAGATGAATATCGCTTCTTAGAAAATGGAGAAGAGAGACTACGCCTAGGTACTGTGGATTCTTTTCAGGGTATGGAATTTGATATTGTTTTCTTGTCAGTAGTAAGAACACAAGATTTACAACGACTAACATCTTGGATCAGTAAAGAAGAAGATTATCAAAGGATAAAACAAGGTGTGTTTGGTCATCTGATGTCTGAAAACCGTTTATGTGTAAGCATGAGCCGTCAGAAGAAAGCATTGATTGTGGCGGGAGATAGTAACTTATTCACTTCACAGATTGCGATAGATGCTGTCCCCGCTTTAAAGAATTATTTTAATCTCTGTCAATCTGATGGGGTGATTTTATGA
- a CDS encoding PP2C family serine/threonine-protein phosphatase: protein MHDTWQSWGASLIGPAHARSGIQNQDSWIARKYIWGNVVVVADGLGSKPHSGVGSKAVCMAVVEASKIYRNNSQEKPNDLLRLVHSIWRINISPFSVSDCATTCLFALQINELIILGRLGDGMICVIGNEDKNNRTLSDNKHSSFSNYTDSLRQNFDDNQWEIVTLNAEQCNAILLCTDGISDDLLPEKKQDFCKSFITEFSRQPTKKRNKSIKKMLNNWPVPHHSDDKTIACLMRVTE from the coding sequence ATGCATGATACATGGCAGAGTTGGGGGGCTAGTCTGATAGGGCCCGCTCATGCTAGAAGTGGGATTCAGAATCAGGATTCATGGATTGCACGCAAATATATATGGGGCAATGTAGTGGTAGTGGCTGATGGTCTAGGTAGCAAGCCTCATTCAGGGGTTGGATCAAAAGCTGTTTGTATGGCAGTTGTCGAAGCCTCAAAAATATACCGAAATAATTCTCAAGAAAAACCAAATGATTTGTTAAGACTCGTACATTCTATTTGGCGGATAAATATATCGCCATTCTCAGTTTCTGATTGTGCTACTACCTGTTTGTTTGCACTCCAAATAAACGAATTGATCATACTGGGTCGGCTTGGTGATGGAATGATCTGCGTTATTGGTAATGAAGATAAAAACAATCGTACTCTATCTGATAATAAACACAGTTCCTTTTCTAATTACACGGATAGCTTAAGACAGAATTTTGATGACAATCAATGGGAAATTGTCACACTAAACGCTGAGCAGTGTAATGCGATTCTTTTGTGTACAGATGGTATATCAGATGATTTGTTACCTGAAAAAAAACAAGATTTTTGTAAAAGTTTTATTACAGAGTTTTCTAGGCAACCTACAAAAAAAAGAAATAAGAGCATAAAAAAGATGTTGAATAATTGGCCTGTTCCGCATCATTCAGATGATAAAACCATAGCCTGTTTGATGAGGGTTACCGAATGA
- a CDS encoding lipopolysaccharide kinase, translating to MNQDQFIDEYHYVHRQDKELGKGGQGVVFRTKDPDLAIKLVTDEAGNPLTQNEHIRKYSERFERVKLLPIPQDINISTPVALLKEHAGYVMPLLNEMVPFSDFWLDGKVAKEIKREDIPSWLLPKGNSDEEISQENEDKLKPLKEIVHYHNTGGLRRRLHVLYKCASLLARLHGTGLVYGDISPNNIFISNDSSHSSVWLIDADNIRFEISSNSGIVYTPKYGAPELVQEKDGARPISDCHAFAVVAFYLLALIHPFIGQKVDGSDEDDWADEENDGEGAEDRAYAGIFPWVDDEEDDSNASMSGLPRVLLLTPKLQQLFQQTLGAGRGQPWLRPSIYHWPEALAQATDLTVQCPNCSMSYYHNYKDAEIEVFQCPYCNTPRPAMIKIESYPWQGDQGIPKEPIWSYTHEVHDNSLITLPNRVLTEFSMVDSDKAELTIKIAKDHILLKKVDNSSLNISIAVNDSNSGDFKDLYSQSKLIIKPAKELNFWLFINTKVPRLVSLKIERGIK from the coding sequence ATGAATCAAGATCAATTTATTGATGAGTATCATTATGTTCACAGACAAGATAAAGAACTTGGAAAAGGTGGGCAAGGGGTTGTTTTTCGCACTAAAGACCCTGATTTAGCCATTAAGCTTGTGACAGATGAAGCGGGTAATCCTTTAACTCAGAATGAACATATAAGAAAGTATTCAGAGCGTTTTGAACGCGTAAAACTACTCCCAATTCCTCAAGATATTAATATATCAACCCCCGTTGCTTTATTAAAAGAACACGCGGGATACGTTATGCCACTATTAAATGAAATGGTTCCATTTAGTGACTTTTGGCTTGATGGAAAAGTAGCAAAGGAGATTAAGAGAGAAGATATTCCTAGCTGGTTATTACCAAAAGGAAATAGCGATGAAGAGATTTCACAGGAAAATGAAGATAAATTAAAACCCTTGAAAGAAATTGTTCACTATCATAATACAGGTGGACTAAGACGAAGGCTTCATGTGCTTTACAAATGTGCATCACTATTGGCTCGACTTCATGGTACGGGACTTGTTTATGGTGATATTTCACCAAATAATATTTTTATATCAAACGATTCAAGTCATTCTTCCGTCTGGTTGATTGATGCAGACAATATTCGGTTTGAAATAAGCTCAAACAGTGGGATTGTTTATACGCCTAAGTATGGTGCGCCAGAATTGGTGCAAGAAAAAGACGGAGCTAGACCGATTAGTGATTGTCATGCGTTTGCAGTGGTTGCCTTTTACTTGCTTGCGTTAATACATCCCTTTATTGGGCAAAAGGTTGATGGTAGTGACGAAGATGATTGGGCTGATGAAGAAAATGATGGGGAGGGTGCTGAAGATAGGGCCTATGCTGGAATTTTTCCATGGGTTGATGATGAAGAGGATGATTCAAATGCATCAATGAGTGGCTTACCCAGAGTTTTGCTACTCACCCCTAAATTACAACAATTGTTTCAACAAACCTTGGGTGCTGGTAGAGGGCAGCCTTGGTTAAGACCTTCCATTTATCATTGGCCTGAAGCGCTTGCTCAAGCAACAGATCTTACCGTGCAATGCCCCAATTGTTCCATGAGTTACTACCACAATTATAAAGATGCAGAAATAGAGGTGTTTCAATGTCCTTATTGCAATACACCAAGACCTGCAATGATTAAAATAGAAAGCTACCCGTGGCAAGGGGATCAAGGTATCCCAAAGGAGCCTATTTGGTCATATACCCATGAGGTACACGATAATTCATTGATTACACTTCCAAATAGAGTCCTTACTGAGTTTTCAATGGTAGATAGTGATAAAGCCGAATTAACGATAAAAATAGCTAAAGACCATATTTTATTAAAAAAAGTTGATAATTCTAGCCTTAATATTTCCATTGCAGTGAATGACTCAAACAGTGGAGACTTTAAGGATCTATATTCTCAAAGTAAGTTAATAATTAAGCCAGCTAAAGAACTAAATTTTTGGTTGTTTATTAATACTAAAGTCCCTCGTTTAGTCTCTCTGAAAATAGAAAGGGGGATTAAATGA
- a CDS encoding AAA family ATPase produces MAGMPGCGKSLTAKATGSLFQLPLVKLDIGSLLGKYVGESEANMKKALRMAEQVSPCVLWIDEIEKAFSGVAGSSGGGSEVTTRLFGLFLSWMQEKPSAVFVIATANNVSVLPPELLRKGRFDEIFYVDFPNMSERQKILEIHLKDKRTSKINYEQLAEKTEGYTGSDIEGLINDSLEKTFVQGGNVLSNEDIITVLSTITPLKESLKDSIEEFEKTFENFKLKPASFDKGEHQQLLKDSKSRDPVTREMVADNENCPVGILEKLIDDSDANVKKAVIKNPNCPSYLLENIMQSHHPQINWSESFTWSDNSNLVDTELFELALNHPGLKEEFIENLYADNKVSDEQLIEIVQKRKNLKILLKLFDGVLAKSPSNINKGVVRTIHITQKSIISKRQKIISIDDETGENREITFPYDGLVKDVIVLEGDEISAGQNLVKILVPKKKFKRKKIVKKYLLTWYGITDLRASLGIEKSNGPILSALLEEQYSDVVVLAYSNSEKDKGVSESEFLQELKAIDTKGYQGSWDFINKYSNTEFAHNHFECWLKDKLKNEGQQIKINLNQVFLKHLNDTESIYEAAIKSLDSISGQKNEKLVTLYLSPGTPVMAFVWAFTALSHPEIKKKNDCLTSSKQTT; encoded by the coding sequence ATCGCAGGAATGCCTGGTTGTGGAAAATCCTTAACAGCAAAAGCCACGGGAAGCTTATTCCAATTACCTCTAGTGAAGCTTGATATCGGCTCATTGCTTGGAAAATATGTGGGGGAAAGTGAAGCCAATATGAAAAAAGCATTACGCATGGCTGAACAAGTTAGTCCCTGTGTATTATGGATTGATGAAATTGAAAAAGCATTTTCTGGGGTTGCAGGTAGTTCAGGTGGAGGCTCTGAAGTCACCACGCGGTTATTTGGTTTATTTTTATCTTGGATGCAAGAAAAGCCCAGCGCCGTTTTTGTTATAGCAACAGCAAATAATGTGAGTGTGCTGCCCCCAGAGTTATTAAGAAAAGGCCGTTTTGATGAGATTTTCTATGTCGATTTTCCAAATATGTCAGAACGACAAAAGATTTTAGAAATTCATCTAAAAGATAAACGAACAAGCAAGATTAATTATGAGCAGTTAGCAGAAAAAACAGAGGGTTATACAGGGTCTGATATTGAAGGGCTCATTAATGATTCACTTGAAAAAACCTTTGTTCAAGGTGGTAACGTATTGTCAAATGAAGATATTATTACTGTATTAAGTACGATTACTCCATTAAAAGAAAGCTTAAAAGACAGTATTGAAGAGTTTGAAAAAACATTTGAAAACTTTAAATTAAAACCCGCTTCATTTGATAAAGGTGAGCATCAACAGCTACTGAAAGATTCGAAAAGTAGAGATCCTGTGACAAGAGAAATGGTTGCTGATAATGAAAATTGTCCTGTAGGTATTCTAGAAAAATTGATAGATGACAGTGATGCTAATGTAAAGAAAGCAGTCATAAAAAACCCAAACTGTCCGTCTTATCTGCTCGAAAATATAATGCAAAGCCATCATCCTCAGATCAATTGGAGTGAGTCTTTTACTTGGTCTGATAATTCAAATCTGGTTGATACTGAATTATTTGAATTAGCTCTGAATCATCCAGGTTTAAAGGAAGAGTTTATAGAGAACTTGTATGCAGACAATAAAGTTAGTGACGAACAGCTTATAGAGATAGTACAAAAAAGAAAAAACTTAAAGATTCTTCTAAAGCTCTTTGATGGTGTGCTTGCTAAATCTCCTTCAAATATAAATAAAGGGGTGGTGCGTACTATCCATATAACACAAAAATCTATTATTTCAAAAAGACAAAAGATCATTAGTATAGATGATGAAACTGGTGAGAACAGAGAGATTACTTTTCCTTATGACGGTTTAGTAAAGGACGTAATAGTATTAGAAGGTGATGAAATTAGTGCAGGTCAGAATCTTGTAAAAATATTAGTTCCTAAAAAAAAGTTTAAAAGGAAAAAAATCGTGAAAAAATACTTACTAACTTGGTATGGAATAACCGATTTAAGAGCTTCTTTAGGTATTGAAAAAAGTAATGGGCCGATATTAAGTGCTTTGTTAGAGGAACAATATTCCGATGTTGTCGTGCTAGCCTATAGTAACTCTGAAAAAGATAAAGGTGTATCAGAAAGTGAATTTTTACAAGAATTAAAAGCAATAGACACTAAAGGTTATCAGGGTTCCTGGGATTTTATTAATAAATATTCTAATACTGAGTTTGCCCATAATCATTTTGAATGTTGGTTAAAAGATAAGCTTAAAAATGAAGGGCAACAAATAAAAATAAATCTTAATCAGGTTTTCTTAAAACATTTAAATGATACTGAGTCAATCTATGAGGCAGCTATTAAGTCACTTGATTCCATATCAGGCCAAAAAAATGAAAAATTAGTGACACTGTATTTAAGTCCAGGTACACCTGTTATGGCATTTGTATGGGCTTTTACTGCATTGAGTCACCCTGAGATCAAAAAAAAGAATGATTGCCTCACCTCATCCAAACAAACCACCTAA
- a CDS encoding VWA domain-containing protein, with protein MNKVLYVFIDSSGSMAEMGKILLQRNLCRFISQLPSINNKYLKLDIDFYNWNSSITAFNLQSNGDIPEIIPQETVDLNTLASFLYDLSTKDQQKDIYVLLLTDGGFESGSISKFNRKVNKFSNLKLQVVAVGADANIFNLEKILPNQKVYLAEDISGAVYSLIFDHSNDGVAPVSIHDLKTSKTEVVEDDWDA; from the coding sequence ATGAATAAAGTGCTTTATGTCTTTATAGATTCTTCAGGAAGTATGGCTGAAATGGGTAAAATTCTTCTGCAAAGAAACCTGTGTCGCTTTATCTCTCAGCTTCCTAGTATTAATAATAAATATTTGAAGCTTGATATAGATTTTTATAATTGGAATTCATCTATAACCGCATTTAATCTTCAATCCAATGGTGATATTCCAGAAATCATCCCTCAGGAAACTGTCGATTTAAACACTTTAGCTAGCTTTTTATACGACCTATCAACAAAAGATCAACAGAAAGATATATATGTACTGCTGTTAACTGATGGTGGCTTTGAAAGTGGTTCTATTTCAAAGTTTAACCGTAAGGTCAATAAGTTCTCTAATTTGAAACTACAAGTTGTGGCTGTTGGAGCAGATGCAAATATTTTTAACTTAGAAAAAATATTACCTAATCAAAAAGTCTATTTAGCAGAAGATATTTCAGGAGCTGTTTATTCACTCATTTTTGATCACTCTAATGATGGTGTAGCTCCTGTATCTATTCATGATTTGAAGACTTCTAAAACAGAAGTTGTTGAGGATGATTGGGATGCATGA